In the genome of Pelmatolapia mariae isolate MD_Pm_ZW linkage group LG4, Pm_UMD_F_2, whole genome shotgun sequence, the window AATATTATTCATACATTTCATTTGAATCCATAAGAAAGTCTGAtatcattaaaatcctgaatcgatttttaaatataaatttattttgcccgaaacgccagaatctcaggttaaacctcacaaaattttgACAACCAAGAAACAGCTAAAAacgtaaatgagagcaggtcgCACAAATCCACCGTTATGTACAGTGCtgtcgtttttttgttttgtttttttttaaatttaactgaCTTCCAACAAGAAAGTCTCATTTCTggtgttcaatactgaagaaatgtacactttttaaaattatgccaaattccaaaatgcttagctgtgtctaatcaaacctctgtgactttgctctgcttcacttcagcggCATCAGGTAATACTTATATGttaattcatggttttcttccatttttgatctactgcagaatatttttaaggttatctgccaTAAGTGTCTGTTACTGGGAATTTACTGCAAGTTGTGTTATTTTAATTAACAATCATGATGCCCATCATGTGTTTTGTAATAGAAAGATGTGTAATATTGTTTTGAATGAACATAGCTATGAGGGTGGACAGGAAGGACATTACATGAAAGGCCCCTTCATCCAGCATTTAATAAATGACGTGGACACGGGCACTACACAAGGCCTTTCTGCTTTAAAGAGTAATCAAAATCCCAGAAAGGTTTAACCTCCTTTCTACGTGAGTGTGTGGAATTTGCTTTCTATTTTATATATACCAAATGATTTGGAGGTGTACTTTTGGCATATGATCTTTAAGTGTCTTTAAGTGGGACTGAATCTTTATAATATTTTGATTTAATGATGAGTCCTTTAAGATGAATAATTATCTCTATCCATGATAGTGTTTTGGATCAGTACGTTTCTGGAAGTTATATATCATGCGCTAAGCTAAGTTAACATGTGGCTAGTGTGTATAGAGAGAAAATTAAGGCCATGCTGCAACTCCGAATGTTGAGGCTGATTTATGTACAGGCCTTCCTCCATCTgtatatacacatgcacacagaataAGGGGTGAGTAACAACACATGGAAGATTTCAAATTTTAAGATGTAGCATCAAAGAGCCGATGGGCATGCCAACGCTGTGGGTCTAATGTTGGCACTGCACCACAGAGGGTAGAGCAACAATTCTGCCTCTTTCAGTTCAACTGCACATAAATGATTCAAGATGACAGGAAGAGAAGCAGGCCACGATGAATGATAAAAACAGAACGGGtcttgtgatttatttattttttaattgttaacaGACCGGTCTTCCTACATGGAACTTTTTTCACTCGTTGAAGTTTCATGCCAGAAGCCCAGTCtgttaaaacttaaaactgaaCAGGAAATCAATCACACGCTCTTTCAAGTTCTCTCTCACACTGTGTTTATACTGTAATGTGCAAATGTGCTGAGCCACCATTACCACATTGTAGTTCCTAAATTATGTTGCTTTTTTGGGtcaattttcacattttaatggATTGCTTACGTGAAACACCGCCTACAAAGTTTCATCAGAATTCCTTCAAAACTTTTTGAGCTatcatgtttacagacacaATGATGTGCATAAACACaaccaaaaacataacctcctACGTGGAGGTTATGAggctggctcaagacttttgcacagtactgtattagGGCACACAATAATGCGACAGGGACCGGAGCGCCTGAGATGAACTGATGAAAGAGCTTGATAGTTATCTGGCTGCTTGCAAAATGCTCGTCTGAACATTTGAAGCTTGGAATTGAGCCACCATCACCTCCATCACCACCTTTCCAAACCACACCTGCTAACCTGTCAGAAGCACCACTGAGAGGGTGCACTGAGGACAAACATCAAGAGAGAGAAGGGAGACACTAGAAAGTGAGAGAAACCCTATCTCTCCTGCTCTTTATGTGTTTGACCCCTGTCACATTCTCACCTGTTGACACTCCATCCATCTCCCACGTGTCCCCCTGCCAGGAAGGTGTCAGCGCACACCCACTGTGAATGTTTGTCTCTGTGCAGGGTTTTATGTCAGAACAATGGCAGCTCAGATGGATAGTGTATGACTAAAAGCGTCACGATGGGGATTGTGTATTTTTCTGTCTCcaaagtgattaatcgcaggAGCACAGAAATGTTAGTCACCTGTGATTTAGTGAGGATGACAAACGGTCCTTTGTTTCCATAGTCCAGCAAAAGCAGATTTTATAtctgttatatatatatttatatgtattcatatttgttttcttcatctGTCACATTTGGTGTGCAGTTAAATATCAAATACAATCAAAAAAGGAAATCTTGACAACTGTTTAAGACTTAATTATTTTTATCTTCcctgttttaaaacaaaatatagaAAGAATCCCCTGAAATTAAAATGGCAcgacagaaaaaaatgtacttaCTCAATACTTCTGactgttttaaattttaaatctaCAAACCGAGCAGCACAGTGTTCACAGACAGCTGCTTTATTTTACACACCTACAGGACAAGAACATTGTTTTGAAATTTCACGTTTCACCCCTGGTAGCCATTTAAAAACTTGTTGTTTCCcttttaaagtttaatttttctatccaTTTTCATCGTCCAAGATAAATTGCATAGTTTTTGGACGTccctgtttgtttgcttgttttaattCTGGGCAGCCCGTTGTATACCATCAGTCTCCATGCTAAAGTACTGAAGGAATAAAGGGTTCCTTTGTCCTTGTAGGCTCTGCTTTAAATGGGGCAAAATTATATAACTGTATAAACAACAGGATCATTGCAGTTCTCACTTTATTGGATTTGATTTTTATGCTTCTTTCAGTGATCCAACTAATCATTTTTGACTGTGGCTCAGAAAGTAGAGTGAGTCAGTTGATCCCCGCTCCTCTAGTCTGCATAGCAACGTCTCTTTGGGCTCTTATGGAAGCCCAACTGGCTCCAAGGTGCTTTCACCAGAGTGTGTGGGGCTTGTAGTAAAAAGAGCTCCAGGTGCTCCATTAGAGTCAAAAATGAGACATAAGTGCCGGTTCATTTTACCATTTCCCCTGACTTTCAATTTGCTTTTGTATTTAGTCCTATATTTTAAGATGAGAtaataatattttctttttaataataaaaacattaatcaCTGCACTCctttttttataaaaatgcaTTAGTTAGTTATGCAATCAGTTGGAAAAAATCTTTtgcattgatgtttaacatcttGGCGTCATCATcctgcattttcattttgttgcaGGCATGTCAGACGCAGAAGAAGAATACGAGTGAGTGGAAGAGAACTTACAAGAGTTTTTCATTTGATGTCACCTCTCAGCTTTTACACTAGTGTAAATCCATGAGCTGACAGGTCTACtgataaatattgtttttctctCATCCTTTTTCTCACCTCTCCAGGGAGCAGACAGTGGGTAAGTTCAGTCAGATCGGTCCATATCAGTCGCACGCATAGTGCAGTAAAACCATTATGCCTTAAAAATATACTCTTTGAAGTCGAGTAAGTTAAATGTAAAGACCTCAGTAAAAGCTTTCCTGATTAGCTTATGGTGTCATTTGTAACATGATCACTTTGTCCATTATTGTTTCTGTTGGTGCCAAAAAAAGTCTACAAACCAGGGTTCGCTTTACAGCAGGCCAACCCTGTGTTGGTTTGTTCATAAGACATGTCCACCTTTTAAATACACTCTATATAATCAGCATGGGTCTGTAACGTGGACAAGACACATTAAATCAGACACATATAGTAATATAGTGACTGTACTATTGTACACATATCTGactctttatctttgttttccttctccCAGAGGttgaggaggagcaggaggctgagcctgagcagcaggaggaggaggagcaggcgGAGGAAGATGGAGGAGGTAAGGTGTTGGAAAAACTGTTTCCATTGTGAATGGATGAGAACTTTTCTCAATCTCCAGAGATGCTCTCAAGGAGTTGGTCAAGCACTCTTATTCATAAATGTGGGAGTTGGGGATGAACTGACCTATCAATTTTCCCTGTGTCCTTCTTTCCCTTGTTTCCCAACATTGTTGGCTAATattctgctgttgttgttatggACCATCAGAGCAACAAGAATATCAAGGTAGGGTGATTGCACACCAGCTTAAGTCTCAAGTTTAccacatttcatttcattagtCACTCACTTATCAGCAGACTGAAAACTATAAATGATTCAGAGTTAGCCCTACAGGCTAGTTTAGACACCActtgtatatacacacacacatatctatctatctgtatacacacatacacacacatatatgcatatatgCTTGCTGTTGcaatctgtgttttaaagaagcAAACACTCAAAACAGAAgctaaatataatatttatttgtagAGTGTGCCGTTTAAAGCTGCAGTAATAAATGTTGCTTTATTGCTTTATTGGATCAAGTTATGTATAATGTGACAAGCTTAGCTCATAACAACAAATGAACTGGGAATTTTACAAACTCTGCAATTGCCCTGTGCTCCGAAATTTAGTGACTTTCAGTTCATTGTTGGGGTTTTACGGACCACAACTTTACTGTAAGAAACTTTTTACTGTCCAGTACCACATAGCAGTTAGACAAGTTAGCAGCTAAGTGTAACCACTGTGTAATTAGCAACTAAAGCTACAGAAGCTGTCCTTAGAAGCTGGGTTTGCTTGATACAAATGGATAGAATTCATTTGAATACCAGCTGGATACTTATAACATGAAAGAAGcacattacttcagttttaaAAGCTCAGTAAAACATTATAATATTATATGAAGCTTCTGTTTTggaaaatgttttccttttaaaacttgtactgtgttgttttcatttcttcatcTGGAACCATTCGAAATATTCTGGCGTTCATTATTACACGCAGTGCAAAGTGTATAGATGCGTTTCCTGCGTTTCCAACTCAACCTATGAAATCAGTTTGACCTCAGAGAACGTTTATGAGTCAAAATGCATGCAAAAACATCTGCATTttgcaataataaataataatgaatattCCAAAAGGCTACATTTCCCACAGCCACCATGTGCCAGTGTAGAACTGGCTCTAGTTGCATGTTGGGAAATGATAGTTTTAAAGCAATAGCTAAGCATTTTGGAATATGTGCTTATTACTTGGATGCTAAGAGTTAGATGAGAAGGTTGATAGAATTCCATGTTTTAGTAAAAGCTACAGCTAACAGCCAGTTAGCTTAGcccaagagcaaaaaaaaaaaaaactagctaGCTACCAGCACCACTAAAATTAGTTTATTAGTGTCAACTTACAGAAACATTGTTTCCACGTTTCCAGTCTTGgatgtatatttgtatttacagtACAAATATAAATACTCTAATCCAGGTATTAGCTAGAAAGGTAATTGATATATATTCCAAAAATAGCTAAAGCTTGCAGCACCAGATATAACCTGGAGCTTCTTCTGGTCATTTCACACCTCTTTTCCCATTCATTTATCACGTTTTTTtcctctattttatttatttatttatttatcttttacttTCTCTTGTTTTACACTTCCTTCTTCTGGATCTTTACAACTTCATTTCTTACTCATCTGTATTGTTCTTCTTTCAACTTTTGTTCCCACTGTTTTTCCCTCCTACTGCtttttttggtttctgcctTCTCGTTCTTGCTTTCCTCATGTTCACACTTCACCCACAATTAACCCTCCTTTGTCATTCCATATTTTCATGTTACCATCCTTCCATCCTTCACTGTGTCTTTATGTGGATGGTCCTTCAGATCAAGATGCCCAGGAGGAAGGTGAGATCTAGTAGGCGTGCAGTTCCCTGAAGTGGTCACACTCATCACTGTCTTCTCAAGTTGGCACCGTATTTACGTCATTAATTATCTAACACATTGAGAGCAGGTTAACTTTTGTGGTTCTCACTGGACTCAACAGTTTTAACTGTAGCCTTTGAAAGCTATGTTATTTAGTTTCCTAAGTTATTACTTTCCATATGCCTCATTTTCTGGTAAAATCTTCCAAGACAGCCTAATACAAACTATGTGGCCAAATTCATGTAGCGGTTTAGTGTACCCAAGCCCAGGTTTTTCAATAgtattatttcacattttgttataacatttaaaaaacccGTGTTGCATTTCTTTCTCACTCCCATGCTTGCTGTGTattaaatgcaacattttgTATTTGACTAACGACAACCAGTCATTGTAAACACTTTTTACTCATATAGCCATTTGTTTTATCTTTGTCTCTCTTTAAATCAGAAGAAGAGCGCCCCAAGCCCAAGTATGTTCACtccatctgtttttcttttgtgttttatagCAGAAAACAGATGTTCTCTGTTCATTTAAAGAACTGCAGTCTCACTATGACTCTCTCTTGTATTTTTTACCTTCAGACCCATGGTGCCACAACTTGCTCCCCCAAAGATTCCTGAAGGAGAGAGGGTGGATTTTGATGTAAGTCATAAACATGATATTAAACCAAAACATCTTTGTAATAAATCCACGGCAGACCTCACCACGTTTTCATAATTTTCAGCACACTTAATTATTATTTCACAAACTTGGCTGCAGCTCTTTCGCTGCCAGCCGCACACATCACCCACAACACCCCCACACCCTCAGGATCCAGTACTTTAAACAGAGCGGTGTGATGAGCTGATGCAGCTCCGGTGCGTCAGCTTCTACTGCAGCCATGCCGCAACCACGCCCACCACAATCTTTAtattccttttttaatttttttttttttacacttttcacTTTTAAGTTGGCAATCACAGTCATCTTAATCTTAATCAAGTTTTAATTTGGAATTATTTCTGTTTGCTCTACCCTCACTGTCCTCGCATATTCTTAGCCTGTAACCAGATCCAATCCCTTTGCCAAACGCATGCCAGCTAGGGCAAGAATAAGATTGTTAATAGCGATAGATTTGGATCTGAGACTTGCTGCTGTTTTAGGTGTGCAAATTGACTTTAACGCTGTGTACATACTCTTGCAGGACTCTTAAGGACATTTTCTTTTAAGCGCTGTGGCTTAGATTGTTCTTCCACATCTGAATCGAAACTCAGTGTATAATATTATATCTTTCTATTCTATGAATACGGTGTTCCTCAGGGACTGGTAGTAGGATCACATCTTTTTGTGCACATGCGTCAAATTATACAatgttatttattgttattatgcCAGAAACATTAATCTTCCCGTTACATTTAATTATTCCTGCATCCTGTAGTCTATCTAAGATCTATCAACAGATATGTTACAGTTTCTGAAAACTGTAACTGTCCCAAGAATTTCAAGTTTGGGTAAACTATTTGAAAAACAGTTTCTGGCCAGTACAGCACTGTAGTGCAGCTGGTAACACTCTTTCCTCACAGCAAGTAGATTCTTGGTTCAAACCAGCTGGTTGGTTCAGACCTCAGCATGTGGTCTTTGCATGTTTTATCTTGCGTGGATCTCCTCTTGATAGTCCCTTTGAAAGTCAAAAAGAATGCATTATGGGTCAAGTGGTTGTACTTGACCCTGAATCTTTTTCTAAGTTACAGAAACATTCTTCTTCCCCCAGGACATCCACAGAAAACGTATGGAGAAAGACTTACTGGAGCTACACACTCTGATCGATGTACACTTTGAGCAGAGGAAGAAGGACGAGGAAGAACTCATTGCTCTTAAGGAACGAATTGTAAGTTTACTTTGCTACCAACACCTCTCAAAGCAGTCAAATCCAACAAATGAATCATGTGTAGGATAAATGCTTCTTCTGTGTTGTTCTTAATATTACATGTTTTGCTGTCCTCTAGGAGCGCCGtcgtgcagagagagctgagatCCAGAGGGTTAGAGCAGAAAAGGAGAAGGACAGACAGAACAGAATTGCGGTAACAAACATACACTCTGACATAACTGTAAATATTTAGAGTGAAGGCATTTCCAGCTTTTCTTTAAAGGTCAAGTAGACAAAGCTAATAGAGTTAGCCAAATTGTGAAATTACCTTTAATATACGGTGCTTCataattttaaattattattgtgcaaaagtctcaagcCCTTGtgaatttctttatatttctgtaGAAAAAGAGGAGTGccaatttattgaaacataatattagacaaaagcaaagtttgtacagttctaatgagcttgaaaggtAATATTTGGTGTGACTACTTTATTTGGTCAATACAGTTTGAACTCTCTTAggttttcttgtcatttctttaagtagttttaatGAATAgatctccaggcttcttgaaggatatTCAAAGCTCGTCTTTGGATGTTTGTCTGCCTTTTTCCCCCATTCTCTGTCACGGTGATCCTCAGTTAGCTTGCAAGTCAGATGCTTTCCAACAGTTTTaacatggtggatcaaaatctgactgtaCTTTTCTACAATCATAATTCCATCATTTCTGACAAGATCCCCATCACCACTGGCTGTAATGGAGCCCCAAAGCATGACAGAGACTCCAGTGAGTTTAACAGACGGACTGTAGACCCTCACTGTAGTACCTTTCTCCTGACCTCCCTTGTACTTATCGACAACAGTTTGAATCAAAAGTTTCCCGTGAATCCATCACTCCATAACACCCATTGCCACTGATTTTTATTCCACCAgcttcttcattttcttctccCCGTTGCCCATCCTTTCCTTAAAGTGGCTTCATCACAGCGACTATTCCACAGAATATTGtgcaaaaataaatttttatgtCCGTCAAGATTTGTTGTCTTTAGTAATTTTTagagattcaactaaagaaatgagaacaaatgtgtttttgcaacaggctgaTAGAAAGATACAAATACTAAagatacaattaaaaaaattatgctGACTGTAGGTTATGTGTAGAGACAACCTAACTCACTGTCTTTTTTATGATTGAACGTGTTATATATCAGTGTGAAGTGGCAAAACCCTGACCTCcaaaaatggtcaggtacaagaacttgactgaaaataaatgatACCAAACCAATGTCTAAAGACATAGGGAACTGTTGTTGAAGACCACTTGACTCCTTGGAAgcagaatataaagaaatgaggggttaCTCTAGACCAGAGGTTTCAAACTTCAGTCCTCAAGGGCTGCTGTCCTAAATCTTTTCtatgtgtccctgctgcaacacacctgaatacaattagtaggtcattagcaagaatctatagaacttgactgcatggtgaggtggcaacccctaaccctactcaagtatatgtaagtgtttggaaaaatgtacttctaaaagtacttttattgcaccatgttcattcactcacgagctgctgtaacatgaatccaATGGCTGAAATGCAAcatcagcatgcagtcaaggtCTACAGAGTCTAATAAactactaattgtattcaggtgtattgcagcagggacacatggaaaagattcaggacagcggccctcgaggaTTGGAGTTTGAGACCCGTGCTCTAGACTTtagcacagtactgtatgttttGAATTAAGAATACCAAATGTCAGTTCAGTTCTCTGGAAATTTTACCACAGCGTGCCTCTCAGGTCAGCCATACAGTTTCCAAATGTGTTTCTGGCTCAATTTTCGTTCATCTGACAGGAAGAGCgtcacagaaaagaagaagaggaggccaagagaaaagctgatgatgatgcaaaaaagaaaaaagtgctgtCTGGAATGGGGGCGAACTTTGGAGGCTTCCTGGCCAAGGTAGACAAATGGCTGTTGTCAGTCTGGGgtgtgatggtgatgatgagatATGGAGAAAGTGTTTACATATAGAATAACTGTGAAACATATGTGTTCTGTCCCAGGCAGAGTCGAGGAAAGGGAAGCGCCTGACAGGCAGAGAGATCAAGAAGAGAACTCTGGCTGATAGACGGGAGCCACTAGCCACCGACAATCTGAGAGAGGACGGGCTAAAGTGAGTCTCCTCCAGTTGGGACTGCAGACAGCTAAGTAGTgattataataaaataactaCTATAACTTCACTATAAAGCAGCCCACCTTTTCTTAAAGCATTTTCCAGAAACTCAAGATAGTGATGATGCAGCAATAATGTCATGATTTCAGCACaatgttttaatgtatttataaagCTCAAAGATCCAATGAATGAGTGGTTTGTAGAATCATTTCAGCAGCAATAAATGATTGTCTTGTCTGTATGGATGTAGCTTAATCAGGCAGCAGGTCACAGCTGATAAAACTGGGTAGCTAAGTACCAAATTAGCTAGATTAATTAGACAAATCCACAGTCACTGACTACAAATGTGTAGCCTGCTACAAAAAGTAATTCTAActatttttcacttaaatgacttaaagcagcggtccccaacccgcgggccacggaccggtaccagtccgtgagtcgtttggtaccgggccacgaggGTTAAGGCTCGGCtgtgaaattgatggttttcagggttaTTAACTCAGTTTCTCTGGGTCTTTTcgtgtgttgtagttgtgtgtcttattttgaaataaatatttacacgttaccatggcgaccagagagcattaaggggcagagaggacgatgttactctcaatgttgttggcgcatttcaggaggacgctgctaataaagttactcAATCACACAGTGAAttcgtgtttattattatatttacaaaataccacagtttttgtcttggtcatatcattttattttgttgtatttatccgcaacaccttaaaggccggtccatgaaaatattgtctgacattaaaccggtccatggcgcaaaaaaggttggagaCCGCTGACTTAAAGTAAAGGAAGATCATTTCTAACTTTACCAACTCTGCGTTCTAGGCAACGGGCCCAAGAAATGTGGAACTGGATCTACCAGCTGGAATCTGAGAAGTTTGATTTCATGGAGTGCATGAAACACCAGAAATATGAGGTAATACTGCAAACGAACTTCATCACTTtaaatgtcagacgaacctttACCCTGCCAGTTTTGCTCTTTCCACTGTGCATATGTTAGTGAACATTATAAAATGGAAGCCTTTCTGTTTCATCGGCTGTGACATGAGGTCGGTTATGTAAAGTAGACAAGTGGGATATCCACCGAAACCTCAGAATCTTAGCTAAAAGGTCATATAAATAATTTCCCCTatggatcaataaagtattctgattcttctgATATAAACCATTTCCATGACCACCAAAAGCagtgaaaacaacaaaccaTTAAAAGAGCAGTTACATAATTTCACAAAATtaacataacacacaaacaagTGAACCCCGTGTTAACTCCGACCACATCTAACCAGGCAAACAACTAATTTTCTAAAAGCCAACATCTCACAGATTTCAAAACTGCAAGTTTCATCAAGCTCCGACCAAAGTtcagccgcaaaagaagaccacaaataAAGTGCTGTATACAACATCTCTCATCCAAACAAACATTGTTATGAGCCCTTTTTTTCTACTGCTAAGTGCTCTCtagctcacattcacactccaacaAACCCATCAAGagcaactcagggttcagtgtcTTACCCAAGGATaccttgacatgcagactggagtagCAAGGGACTGAACATCAACCGTGGCAGATAACCTGCTGTACATCTTGAGGTAGACTATCTCAACAATAGTAGTCAATTCAAAGATGtgtttttgataaataaatacaactagaaagtaaaaataaaaataaaaaaagctcaatgtgtaaaaaaaatttgtataCACGTTTCAGCGTTTTACTTTAAACTCTATTCAACAGAATATGTTAATGGTGTTTCTGTGTGCCTCCTGCAGATCATTGTGCTGCTGAACAGAATCCAACATGCCCAAAAATTGTGAGTAGCCGCTTTTATACAAATAGTCAGATTTTactcttgttttttcttcctgtttttttttttcttttttaatttcttctgtTCTTTGTCCTCCAGCAAAAAAGGTCACGGCAAAGGAAAGGTTGGCGGTCGC includes:
- the LOC134625254 gene encoding troponin T, slow skeletal muscle-like isoform X3; this translates as MVPQLAPPKIPEGERVDFDDIHRKRMEKDLLELHTLIDVHFEQRKKDEEELIALKERIERRRAERAEIQRVRAEKEKDRQNRIAEERHRKEEEEAKRKADDDAKKKKVLSGMGANFGGFLAKAESRKGKRLTGREIKKRTLADRREPLATDNLREDGLKQRAQEMWNWIYQLESEKFDFMECMKHQKYEIIVLLNRIQHAQKFKKGHGKGKVGGRWK
- the LOC134625254 gene encoding troponin T, slow skeletal muscle-like isoform X1; the protein is MLPSFHPSLCLYVDGPSDQDAQEEEEERPKPKPMVPQLAPPKIPEGERVDFDDIHRKRMEKDLLELHTLIDVHFEQRKKDEEELIALKERIERRRAERAEIQRVRAEKEKDRQNRIAEERHRKEEEEAKRKADDDAKKKKVLSGMGANFGGFLAKAESRKGKRLTGREIKKRTLADRREPLATDNLREDGLKQRAQEMWNWIYQLESEKFDFMECMKHQKYEIIVLLNRIQHAQKFKKGHGKGKVGGRWK
- the LOC134625254 gene encoding troponin T, slow skeletal muscle-like isoform X2 — protein: MLPSFHPSLCLYVDGPSDQDAQEEEERPKPKPMVPQLAPPKIPEGERVDFDDIHRKRMEKDLLELHTLIDVHFEQRKKDEEELIALKERIERRRAERAEIQRVRAEKEKDRQNRIAEERHRKEEEEAKRKADDDAKKKKVLSGMGANFGGFLAKAESRKGKRLTGREIKKRTLADRREPLATDNLREDGLKQRAQEMWNWIYQLESEKFDFMECMKHQKYEIIVLLNRIQHAQKFKKGHGKGKVGGRWK